One Hevea brasiliensis isolate MT/VB/25A 57/8 unplaced genomic scaffold, ASM3005281v1 Scaf497, whole genome shotgun sequence DNA segment encodes these proteins:
- the LOC131177460 gene encoding D-3-phosphoglycerate dehydrogenase 3, chloroplastic-like isoform X2, with the protein MELCVLFSIIFDSIITTAKTYLALCSGKWQRSKYVGVSLLGKTLAVIGFGKVGSEVARRAKGLGMNVIAHDPYAPADRAHAIGVELVRFEEAISSADFISLHMPLTPATSKMFNDETFSKMKKGVRIVNVARGGVIDEKALVRALDSGIVAQAALDVFTEEPPPTDSKLVQHENVIATPHLGASTTEAQDGVAIEIAEAVVGALKGELAATAVNAPMVPAEVLLELAPFVVLAEKLGRLAVQLVAGGSGVQSVKVSYASARGPGDLDTRLLRAMITKGIIEPISNVFVNLVQIANVESKFASAISESGEIKVQGRVKDRKPHLTMIGSFGVDVSMEGSLILCRQVDQPGMIGKVGSILGEENVNVSFMTVGRIAPRKQAVMTIGVDEEPSKEALKRIGEITAIEEFVFLNL; encoded by the exons ATGGAATTATGTGTCTTATTTTCCATTATCTTTGATTCAATCATAACGACAGCTAAAACATATCTTGCGCTCTGTTCAGGCAAGTGGCAGAGAAGCAAATATGTAGGAGTGTCGCTTCTGGGGAAAACACTTgctgtgatagggtttggaaaaGTTGGATCAGAAGTTGCTAGGCGTGCCAAGGGTCTTGGTATGAATGTGATTGCACATGATCCTTATGCTCCTGCAGACCGGGCGCATGCAATAGGTGTGGAGTTGGTGCGCTTCGAAGAAGCCATATCATCAGCTGATTTCATATCTCTGCATATGCCTCTTACCCCTGCTACATCAAAAATGTTCAATGATGAAACTTTCTCAAAGATGAAGAAAGGAGTCCGAATTGTTAATGTTGCTCGTGGTGGAGTCATTGATGAGAAAGCTCTAGTTAGGGCTTTGGATTCTGGGATTGTTGCTCAG GCTGCTCTTGACGTCTTCACAGAGGAGCCCCCACCTACAGATAGCAAGTTGGTGCAACATGAAAATGTGATCGCAACTCCTCATCTTGGTGCTAGCACTACCGAGGCGCAG GATGGCGTGGCCATTGAAATAGCAGAAGCTGTCGTTGGTGCTTTGAAAGGGGAGCTTGCAGCCACTGCAGTGAATGCGCCTATGGTTCCTGCTGAG GTTCTTTTGGAACTTGCACCATTTGTTGTTCTGGCAGAAAAGCTTGGAAGGCTGGCTGTGCAACTGGTTGCTGGTGGAAGTGGTGTGCAGTCAGTGAAAGTGAGTTACGCTTCTGCCAGAGGTCCAGGTGATCTTGACACTCGACTTCTCCGAGCTATGATTACCAAGGGTATAATTGAGCCTATCTCCAATGTTTTTGTGAACTTG GTTCAAATTGCCAATGTGGAATCCAAATTTGCAAGTGCAATTTCTGAGTCTGGTGAGATTAAAGTGCAGGGAAGAGTGAAAGATAGGAAGCCCCATCTTACCATGATAGGGTCATTTGGTGTTGATGTGAGCATGGAAGGTAGCCTCATACTGTGCAGGCAGGTTGATCAACCAGGTATGATTGGTAAAGTCGGGAGTATCCTTGGAGAGGAGAATGTAAATGTGAGCTTCATGACTGTTGGGAGGATCGCTCCACGAAAGCAAGCAGTTATGACCATTGGGGTGGATGAGGAACCCAGCAAGGAAGCATTGAAGAGAATTGGAGAAATAACAGCCATTGAAGAGTTTGTTTTCCTGAACTTGTAG
- the LOC131177460 gene encoding D-3-phosphoglycerate dehydrogenase 1, chloroplastic-like isoform X1 yields the protein MELCVLFSIIFDSIITTAKTYLALCSGKWQRSKYVGVSLLGKTLAVIGFGKVGSEVARRAKGLGMNVIAHDPYAPADRAHAIGVELVRFEEAISSADFISLHMPLTPATSKMFNDETFSKMKKGVRIVNVARGGVIDEKALVRALDSGIVAQAALDVFTEEPPPTDSKLVQHENVIATPHLGASTTEAQDGVAIEIAEAVVGALKGELAATAVNAPMVPAEVLLELAPFVVLAEKLGRLAVQLVAGGSGVQSVKVSYASARGPGDLDTRLLRAMITKGIIEPISNVFVNLVNADFTAKQRGIRITEERIVLDGSPDNPLEFIQVQIANVESKFASAISESGEIKVQGRVKDRKPHLTMIGSFGVDVSMEGSLILCRQVDQPGMIGKVGSILGEENVNVSFMTVGRIAPRKQAVMTIGVDEEPSKEALKRIGEITAIEEFVFLNL from the exons ATGGAATTATGTGTCTTATTTTCCATTATCTTTGATTCAATCATAACGACAGCTAAAACATATCTTGCGCTCTGTTCAGGCAAGTGGCAGAGAAGCAAATATGTAGGAGTGTCGCTTCTGGGGAAAACACTTgctgtgatagggtttggaaaaGTTGGATCAGAAGTTGCTAGGCGTGCCAAGGGTCTTGGTATGAATGTGATTGCACATGATCCTTATGCTCCTGCAGACCGGGCGCATGCAATAGGTGTGGAGTTGGTGCGCTTCGAAGAAGCCATATCATCAGCTGATTTCATATCTCTGCATATGCCTCTTACCCCTGCTACATCAAAAATGTTCAATGATGAAACTTTCTCAAAGATGAAGAAAGGAGTCCGAATTGTTAATGTTGCTCGTGGTGGAGTCATTGATGAGAAAGCTCTAGTTAGGGCTTTGGATTCTGGGATTGTTGCTCAG GCTGCTCTTGACGTCTTCACAGAGGAGCCCCCACCTACAGATAGCAAGTTGGTGCAACATGAAAATGTGATCGCAACTCCTCATCTTGGTGCTAGCACTACCGAGGCGCAG GATGGCGTGGCCATTGAAATAGCAGAAGCTGTCGTTGGTGCTTTGAAAGGGGAGCTTGCAGCCACTGCAGTGAATGCGCCTATGGTTCCTGCTGAG GTTCTTTTGGAACTTGCACCATTTGTTGTTCTGGCAGAAAAGCTTGGAAGGCTGGCTGTGCAACTGGTTGCTGGTGGAAGTGGTGTGCAGTCAGTGAAAGTGAGTTACGCTTCTGCCAGAGGTCCAGGTGATCTTGACACTCGACTTCTCCGAGCTATGATTACCAAGGGTATAATTGAGCCTATCTCCAATGTTTTTGTGAACTTGGTAAATGCTGACTTCACTGCTAAACAGAGAGGAATAAGGATAACAGAAGAGCGCATTGTATTGGATGGTTCACCTGATAATCCACTCGAATTTATCCAGGTTCAAATTGCCAATGTGGAATCCAAATTTGCAAGTGCAATTTCTGAGTCTGGTGAGATTAAAGTGCAGGGAAGAGTGAAAGATAGGAAGCCCCATCTTACCATGATAGGGTCATTTGGTGTTGATGTGAGCATGGAAGGTAGCCTCATACTGTGCAGGCAGGTTGATCAACCAGGTATGATTGGTAAAGTCGGGAGTATCCTTGGAGAGGAGAATGTAAATGTGAGCTTCATGACTGTTGGGAGGATCGCTCCACGAAAGCAAGCAGTTATGACCATTGGGGTGGATGAGGAACCCAGCAAGGAAGCATTGAAGAGAATTGGAGAAATAACAGCCATTGAAGAGTTTGTTTTCCTGAACTTGTAG
- the LOC131177461 gene encoding probable isoaspartyl peptidase/L-asparaginase 2 produces MGRWAIAVHGGAGVDPNLPQQRQEEAKQLLTRCLNLGISALRSNLPAIDVVELVVRELESDPLFNSGRGSALTEKGTVEMEASIMDGPKRRCGAVSGLTTVKNPISVARLVMEKSPHSYLAFSGAEEFARQQGVELVQNDYFITEENVGMLKLAKETNSILFDYRVPLETCSAGAAAAMDSTLKMNGLPISVYAPETVGCVAVDSEGRCAAATSTGGLMNKMTGRIGDSPLIGAGTYACDLCGISCTGEGEAIIRGTLARDVAAVMEYKGLGLLEAVDFVIKERLDEGKAGLIAVSRNGEVTCRFNSNGMFRGCATEDGFMEVGIWD; encoded by the exons ATGGGGAGGTGGGCAATAGCGGTGCATGGAGGCGCTGGTGTGGACCCAAATCTCCCACAACAGCGTCAAGAGGAGGCCAAGCAACTCCTAACTCGATGCCTCAATCTGGGCATCTCCGCTCTTCGCTCCAATCTCCCAGCCATCGATGTCGTTGAACTCGTT GTGAGAGAACTTGAAAGCGATCCTCTGTTTAATTCTGGCCGAGGATCTGCTCTAACCGAGAAAGGAACGGTGGAGATGGAAGCCAGCATTATGGATGGACCCAAGAGAAGATGCGGCGCCGTATCGGGCTTAACCACCGTTAAAAACCCGATCTCCGTCGCCAGACTTGTGATGGAGAAATCTCCCCATTCCTATCTCGCCTTTTCTGGCGCAGAGGAATTTGCCAGACAACAG GGTGTGGAATTGGTGCAAAATGACTACTTTATTACAGAGGAAAACGTGGGGATGCTGAAGTTGGCAAAGGAAACCAATTCAATCCTG TTTGATTACAGGGTCCCCTTGGAGACCTGCAGCGCTGGCGCTGCGGCCGCCATGGATAGTACTTTGAAAATGAACGGCCTCCCAATCAGTGTATATGCGCCGGAGACTGTCGGTTGTGTGGCCGTGGACAGCGAGGGCCGGTGCGCTGCCGCCACATCAACGGGTGGGCTAATGAACAAAATGACAGGTCGTATAGGTGACTCACCCCTGATTGGCGCTGGGACCTACGCTTGTGACCTTTGTGGAATTTCATGCACAGGAGAAGGCGAAGCCATCATCCGGGGGACTCTAGCCAGAGACGTGGCGGCTGTGATGGAATACAAAGGTTTGGGGCTACTAGAGGCAGTGGATTTTGTGATAAAGGAGAGGCTTGATGAAGGAAAAGCAGGGTTGATAGCGGTGTCTAGAAATGGGGAGGTGACTTGTAGGTTCAACTCCAATGGGATGTTCAGAGGATGTGCTACTGAAGATGGTTTCATGGAGGTTGGCATTTGGGACTAG